In the Vicugna pacos chromosome 24, VicPac4, whole genome shotgun sequence genome, one interval contains:
- the DSC1 gene encoding desmocollin-1 isoform X1: MAVASAAPGSIFCKQLLFCLLVLLLFCDACQKISLQVPSHLHAEALVGKVNLKKCLQSASLIHSSDPDFRILGDGSVYTTRDLVLSSEKKSFSILLSDAQGQEQKEIDIVLEARGKKIPKRHPKDTVLRRSKRRWAPIPCSLMENSLGPFPQHVQQVQSDAAQNYTIFYSISGPGVDKEPFNLFFIDKDTGDIFCTRSIDREQYAEFPLYAYATTIDGYAPEYPLPLLFKVEDDNDNAPYFESKLTMFSVPENCRTGTSVGKVTAIDHDEPDTLHTRLRYKILQQIPDHPKHFSIHPDTGVITTATPLLDREKCDTYKLIMEVRDMGGQPFGLFNTGTITISLEDENDNSPYFTESSYFTEVEENRIDVEILRMAVRDQDLPNTPHSKAVYKILQGNENGNFRISTDPNTNEAVLCVVKPLNYEASDQVVLQVGVLNEAQFSRAPNSQAPTMCTATVTVKVKDTDEGPECQPPVKVIQSKDGLPEGKELLGYKALDPEKRSSEGLRYKKIKDEDNWFEINEHTGDLKTVKTLDRESKFVKNNQYNVSVMAMDAVGRSCTGTLVVLLEDDNDHPPQIAKEVTICRHGKDFAVLEPVDADGPENGPPFQFVLDKSASKLWTLETKDGKTAILRERQNLDYDYYSVPIQIKDRHGLAAAYTLSVRVCDCTTPSDCRMTTKLQRDIAPSNVILGKWAILAMVLGSALLLCVLFTCFCLTGKKAVKKCFPEDVAQQNLIVSNTEGPGEEVMEANIKLPTQTSNICDTNISVGTLGGQGVKTQQSFEMVKGGYTLDSSKGGGHQTLESVKGIGQGGTDTGRYTYTEWHSFTQPRLGEKVYLCGQDEEHKHSEDYVRSYNYEGKGSVAGSVGCCSDRQEDEGLEFLDHLEPKFRTLAKTCVNK, translated from the exons TGAATCTGAAGAAGTGTCTCCAGTCAGCCAGCCTAATCCACTCAAGTGATCCTGACTTCAGAATTCTAGGAGATGGCTCAGTTTACACAACACGGGACCTCGTTTTGTCTTCTGAAAAGAAGAGTTTTTCCATTCTTCTTTCAGATGCTCAGGGACAGGAGCAGAAAGAGATAGACATTGTACTGGAAGCAAGAGGAAAGAAG ATTCCTAAGAGACATCCCAAAGACACAGTCCTCAGGCGAAGCAAGAGGCGATGGGCCCCTATTCCGTGTTCGCTGATGGAGAACTCACTAGGTCCATTTCCACAACATGTTCAGCAG GTTCAATCTGATGCCGCACAGAACTACACCATCTTTTACTCCATAAGTGGACCAGGAGTTGACAAAGAGCCCTTCAATTTGTTCTTCATAGACAAAGACACAGGGGATATCTTTTGTACAAGAAGCATAGATCGTGAGCAGTATGCAGAGTTTCCG CTCTATGCCTACGCGACGACCATAGACGGTTATGCACCCGAGTACCCACTGCCCTTGCTGTTCAAGGTCGAAGATGATAATGACAATGCCCCGTACTTTGAAAGCAAATTGACTATGTTTAGTGTGCCCGAGAACTGCCGAACCG GAACTTCAGTGGGAAAAGTGACAGCCATCGACCACGATGAACCTGACACTCTGCATACTCGTCTGAGATATAAAATCTTACAGCAAATCCCAGATCACCCAAAGCATTTCTCCATCCATCCAGATACAGGTGTCATCACCACGGCTACGCCTTTGCTGGATAGAGAA aaatgtgaTACGTACAAGTTGATAATGGAAGTGCGAGACATGGGAGGCCAACCTTTTGGGTTATTTAATACAGGAACAATTACAATTTCGCTTGAGGATGAAAATGACAATTCACCATATTTTACAGAATCTTCT TATTTTACAGaagtagaagaaaacagaattgacGTTGAGATTTTACGAATGGCAGTACGTGACCAGGATTTGCCAAACACGCCTCACTCAAAGGCTGTATACAAGATCctacaaggaaatgaaaatggaaacttcAGAATTAGCACAGATCCAAACACAAATGAAGCAGTCTTGTGTGTTGTTaag CCCCTGAACTATGAAGCCAGTGACCAAGTTGTTTTGCAAGTTGGTGTTCTTAACGAAGCACAGTTCTCTAGAGCGCCAAACTCACAAGCTCCTACTATGTGCACTGCAACTGTCACTGTTAAAGTTAAAGACACTGATGAGGGCCCTGAATGCCAACCGCCAGTAAAAGTTATTCAGAGTAAAGACGGCCTCCCAGAGGGCAAAGAGCTCCTTGGATACAAAGCATTGGATCCGGAAAAGCGCAGTAGTGAGGGCTTAAG GTATAAGAAGATAAAAGATGAAGATAACTGGTTTGAAATTAATGAACACACCGGTGACTTGAAAACTGTAAAAACTCTAGACAGAGAAtcaaaatttgtaaaaaacaaCCAATACAATGTTTCCGTGATGGCAATGGATGCAG ttggcAGATCTTGCACTGGAACATTAGTCGTTCTTCTGGAAGATGATAATGATCACCCACCGCAAATTGCCAAAGAAGTGACAATTTGTCGGCATGGTAAGGATTTTGCCGTTCTCGAACCTGTGGATGCAGATGGACCTGAGAATGGGCCACCTTTTCAATTCGTCCTGGATAAATCTGCCAGCAAACTTTGGACGTTAGAGACAAAAGACG gtaAAACTGCCATTCTTCGTGAACGGCAAAATCTTGATTATGACTATTACTCTGTGCCTATCCAAATAAAAGACAGACATGGTCTTGCTGCCGCATACACGTTATCAGTGAGAGTATGTGACTGTACTACTCCCTCTGATTGTAGAATGACTACTAAACTTCAGAGAGATATCGCGCCATCAAATGTAATACTTGGAAAATGGGCTATTCTTGCCATGGTGCTGGGTTCTGCATTGTTGTTAT gtGTTCTGTTTACATGTTTCTGTCTTACTGGTAAGAAAGCAGTAAAGAAGTGTTTTCCCGAAGatgtagcccagcaaaacttaatTGTATCAAACACTGAAGGACCCGGAGAGGAAGTGATG gaaGCAAATATTAAACTCCCCACACAGACGTCCAACATTTGTGACACAAACATATCTGTTGGCACACTTGGTGGCCAGGGTGTCAAAACACAGCAAAGTTTTGAGATGGTCAAAGGTGGCTACACTTTGGATTCCAGCAAAGGAGGTGGACATCAGACGTTGGAATCAGTCAAGGGCATAGGACAGGGAGGAACGGACACCGGCAGATACACATACACCGAATGGCACAGCTTCACCCAACCTCGGCTTGGCGAA AAGGTGTACCTGTGTGGCCAGGACGAGGAGCATAAACATTCTGAAGACTACGTTCGCTCTTACAACTATGAAGGGAAAGGCTCTGTGGCTGGCTCGGTGGGCTGCTGCAGCGATCGGCAGGAAGATGAGGGTCTTGAGTTTCTGGATCATCTGGAACCCAAATTTAGGACGCTAGCAAAGACATGTGTAAACAAATAA
- the DSC1 gene encoding desmocollin-1 isoform X2, producing MAVASAAPGSIFCKQLLFCLLVLLLFCDACQKISLQVPSHLHAEALVGKVNLKKCLQSASLIHSSDPDFRILGDGSVYTTRDLVLSSEKKSFSILLSDAQGQEQKEIDIVLEARGKKIPKRHPKDTVLRRSKRRWAPIPCSLMENSLGPFPQHVQQVQSDAAQNYTIFYSISGPGVDKEPFNLFFIDKDTGDIFCTRSIDREQYAEFPLYAYATTIDGYAPEYPLPLLFKVEDDNDNAPYFESKLTMFSVPENCRTGTSVGKVTAIDHDEPDTLHTRLRYKILQQIPDHPKHFSIHPDTGVITTATPLLDREKCDTYKLIMEVRDMGGQPFGLFNTGTITISLEDENDNSPYFTESSYFTEVEENRIDVEILRMAVRDQDLPNTPHSKAVYKILQGNENGNFRISTDPNTNEAVLCVVKPLNYEASDQVVLQVGVLNEAQFSRAPNSQAPTMCTATVTVKVKDTDEGPECQPPVKVIQSKDGLPEGKELLGYKALDPEKRSSEGLRYKKIKDEDNWFEINEHTGDLKTVKTLDRESKFVKNNQYNVSVMAMDAVGRSCTGTLVVLLEDDNDHPPQIAKEVTICRHGKDFAVLEPVDADGPENGPPFQFVLDKSASKLWTLETKDGKTAILRERQNLDYDYYSVPIQIKDRHGLAAAYTLSVRVCDCTTPSDCRMTTKLQRDIAPSNVILGKWAILAMVLGSALLLCVLFTCFCLTGKKAVKKCFPEDVAQQNLIVSNTEGPGEEVMEANIKLPTQTSNICDTNISVGTLGGQGVKTQQSFEMVKGGYTLDSSKGGGHQTLESVKGIGQGGTDTGRYTYTEWHSFTQPRLGEESIRGHTLIKN from the exons TGAATCTGAAGAAGTGTCTCCAGTCAGCCAGCCTAATCCACTCAAGTGATCCTGACTTCAGAATTCTAGGAGATGGCTCAGTTTACACAACACGGGACCTCGTTTTGTCTTCTGAAAAGAAGAGTTTTTCCATTCTTCTTTCAGATGCTCAGGGACAGGAGCAGAAAGAGATAGACATTGTACTGGAAGCAAGAGGAAAGAAG ATTCCTAAGAGACATCCCAAAGACACAGTCCTCAGGCGAAGCAAGAGGCGATGGGCCCCTATTCCGTGTTCGCTGATGGAGAACTCACTAGGTCCATTTCCACAACATGTTCAGCAG GTTCAATCTGATGCCGCACAGAACTACACCATCTTTTACTCCATAAGTGGACCAGGAGTTGACAAAGAGCCCTTCAATTTGTTCTTCATAGACAAAGACACAGGGGATATCTTTTGTACAAGAAGCATAGATCGTGAGCAGTATGCAGAGTTTCCG CTCTATGCCTACGCGACGACCATAGACGGTTATGCACCCGAGTACCCACTGCCCTTGCTGTTCAAGGTCGAAGATGATAATGACAATGCCCCGTACTTTGAAAGCAAATTGACTATGTTTAGTGTGCCCGAGAACTGCCGAACCG GAACTTCAGTGGGAAAAGTGACAGCCATCGACCACGATGAACCTGACACTCTGCATACTCGTCTGAGATATAAAATCTTACAGCAAATCCCAGATCACCCAAAGCATTTCTCCATCCATCCAGATACAGGTGTCATCACCACGGCTACGCCTTTGCTGGATAGAGAA aaatgtgaTACGTACAAGTTGATAATGGAAGTGCGAGACATGGGAGGCCAACCTTTTGGGTTATTTAATACAGGAACAATTACAATTTCGCTTGAGGATGAAAATGACAATTCACCATATTTTACAGAATCTTCT TATTTTACAGaagtagaagaaaacagaattgacGTTGAGATTTTACGAATGGCAGTACGTGACCAGGATTTGCCAAACACGCCTCACTCAAAGGCTGTATACAAGATCctacaaggaaatgaaaatggaaacttcAGAATTAGCACAGATCCAAACACAAATGAAGCAGTCTTGTGTGTTGTTaag CCCCTGAACTATGAAGCCAGTGACCAAGTTGTTTTGCAAGTTGGTGTTCTTAACGAAGCACAGTTCTCTAGAGCGCCAAACTCACAAGCTCCTACTATGTGCACTGCAACTGTCACTGTTAAAGTTAAAGACACTGATGAGGGCCCTGAATGCCAACCGCCAGTAAAAGTTATTCAGAGTAAAGACGGCCTCCCAGAGGGCAAAGAGCTCCTTGGATACAAAGCATTGGATCCGGAAAAGCGCAGTAGTGAGGGCTTAAG GTATAAGAAGATAAAAGATGAAGATAACTGGTTTGAAATTAATGAACACACCGGTGACTTGAAAACTGTAAAAACTCTAGACAGAGAAtcaaaatttgtaaaaaacaaCCAATACAATGTTTCCGTGATGGCAATGGATGCAG ttggcAGATCTTGCACTGGAACATTAGTCGTTCTTCTGGAAGATGATAATGATCACCCACCGCAAATTGCCAAAGAAGTGACAATTTGTCGGCATGGTAAGGATTTTGCCGTTCTCGAACCTGTGGATGCAGATGGACCTGAGAATGGGCCACCTTTTCAATTCGTCCTGGATAAATCTGCCAGCAAACTTTGGACGTTAGAGACAAAAGACG gtaAAACTGCCATTCTTCGTGAACGGCAAAATCTTGATTATGACTATTACTCTGTGCCTATCCAAATAAAAGACAGACATGGTCTTGCTGCCGCATACACGTTATCAGTGAGAGTATGTGACTGTACTACTCCCTCTGATTGTAGAATGACTACTAAACTTCAGAGAGATATCGCGCCATCAAATGTAATACTTGGAAAATGGGCTATTCTTGCCATGGTGCTGGGTTCTGCATTGTTGTTAT gtGTTCTGTTTACATGTTTCTGTCTTACTGGTAAGAAAGCAGTAAAGAAGTGTTTTCCCGAAGatgtagcccagcaaaacttaatTGTATCAAACACTGAAGGACCCGGAGAGGAAGTGATG gaaGCAAATATTAAACTCCCCACACAGACGTCCAACATTTGTGACACAAACATATCTGTTGGCACACTTGGTGGCCAGGGTGTCAAAACACAGCAAAGTTTTGAGATGGTCAAAGGTGGCTACACTTTGGATTCCAGCAAAGGAGGTGGACATCAGACGTTGGAATCAGTCAAGGGCATAGGACAGGGAGGAACGGACACCGGCAGATACACATACACCGAATGGCACAGCTTCACCCAACCTCGGCTTGGCGAA GAATCCATTAGAGGACACACtctgattaaaaattaa